From Desulfovibrio sp., the proteins below share one genomic window:
- a CDS encoding respiratory chain complex I subunit 1 family protein, with amino-acid sequence MKQDMAVYAAQFVLALVLAPLLPGIINRVKAKFAGRHGKPILQTYYDLAKLMRKGEVVSHTTTWVFACGSAVSLAATLCAIALLPLGGATSPLAFTGDFILAAYLLGMGRFAIMLSAMDTGSAFEGMGASREATFAALAEPLFFLALLVLTSVTLDMGRGPHTAFSLSSLFGGQIAGAWAMGRGELLLLPCIFFILLLVENCRIPVDDPNTHLELTMIHEVMVLDHSGPNLAMVVYGAALKLWFFAALIAGLMTPALPLWQQAALRITTVLLLAVIVGIVESVMARLRMDRVPFLLGSASAMAALALILTQAR; translated from the coding sequence ATGAAACAGGACATGGCCGTTTATGCCGCGCAGTTTGTTCTGGCGCTTGTTCTTGCCCCCCTGCTGCCCGGCATCATCAACCGGGTAAAGGCCAAGTTTGCGGGCAGGCACGGCAAGCCCATCCTGCAGACCTACTATGACCTTGCCAAACTCATGCGCAAGGGCGAGGTGGTCAGCCACACCACCACCTGGGTTTTCGCCTGCGGTTCCGCCGTGTCCCTGGCCGCGACCTTGTGCGCCATAGCCCTGCTGCCCCTGGGCGGGGCCACCTCGCCCCTGGCCTTCACCGGCGACTTTATTCTTGCGGCCTATCTGCTGGGCATGGGGCGCTTTGCCATCATGCTCTCCGCCATGGACACTGGCTCGGCCTTTGAAGGCATGGGCGCCAGCCGCGAGGCCACCTTTGCCGCCCTGGCCGAACCGCTTTTCTTTCTGGCGCTTCTGGTGCTCACCAGCGTGACGCTGGATATGGGGCGCGGCCCGCACACGGCCTTTTCGCTCTCATCCCTGTTTGGCGGGCAGATCGCCGGGGCATGGGCCATGGGCCGGGGCGAACTGCTGCTCCTGCCCTGCATCTTCTTTATTCTGCTGCTGGTGGAAAACTGCCGCATTCCCGTGGACGACCCCAACACGCACCTGGAACTGACCATGATCCACGAGGTCATGGTGCTGGATCACTCCGGCCCCAACCTGGCCATGGTCGTCTACGGGGCTGCCCTCAAGCTGTGGTTTTTCGCCGCGCTTATTGCCGGTCTCATGACCCCGGCCCTGCCTCTGTGGCAACAGGCAGCACTGCGTATTACCACGGTGCTGCTGCTGGCCGTTATCGTGGGCATTGTGGAATCTGTCATGGCCCGTCTGCGCATGGACCGCGTGCCCTTTCTGCTGGGCAGCGCGTCGGCCATGGCGGCCCTGGCCCTCATCCTGACCCAGGCGAGGTGA
- a CDS encoding hydrogenase-4 component E, whose amino-acid sequence METALQSCLFLLMLNNLLMLGSTRIMWLIRFTAFQGILLAGMLLTMEHALLAAAVLLIKGALLPGLLWRTRNRLHSHHRMRPRMHVAVGVLAGMGGLVLSLWLEARLFTLPALFPPLLLPTALTTLFCGLILVVGRTTALAQVIGYLVAENGIFLLGMPLMTAGTTWFELALLLDVFVAVFVMGIAINHIGNTFESIDVGRFRSLRD is encoded by the coding sequence GTGGAAACCGCACTGCAAAGCTGCCTGTTTTTGCTCATGCTGAACAATCTGCTCATGCTGGGCTCAACACGGATCATGTGGCTCATACGCTTCACGGCCTTTCAGGGCATTCTGCTGGCTGGCATGCTGCTGACCATGGAACACGCCCTGCTGGCCGCCGCCGTGCTGCTCATCAAGGGGGCGCTCTTGCCAGGCCTGCTCTGGCGCACCCGTAACCGCCTGCATTCCCACCACCGCATGCGGCCCCGCATGCACGTGGCCGTCGGCGTACTGGCCGGCATGGGGGGGCTTGTGCTCTCCCTGTGGCTTGAAGCGCGGCTGTTCACCCTGCCCGCTCTTTTTCCGCCGCTGCTCTTGCCCACGGCCCTGACCACACTGTTTTGCGGACTTATCCTGGTGGTGGGGCGCACCACGGCCCTGGCCCAGGTCATCGGGTATCTGGTGGCGGAAAACGGCATCTTTCTGCTGGGCATGCCGCTCATGACCGCCGGAACCACGTGGTTTGAGCTTGCCCTGCTGCTGGACGTGTTTGTGGCTGTTTTCGTTATGGGCATTGCCATCAACCATATTGGCAATACCTTTGAATCCATTGACGTTGGCCGCTTTCGCAGCCTCAGGGATTGA
- a CDS encoding proton-conducting transporter membrane subunit, with the protein MLEALLFLPLGAGCIILLGTKAMCRVLLPLTALGHTALAAWTTYAVGTGAEPRAMNGLLAPDPLGALFLMLASLLFLAASIYAVYYLREEDRLEVHADIHGGPGFTNAPQRRLAACLCFFLSSMTLVTTTPHLGALWVGIEGTTLSSAPLIYFHRHQRSLEATWKYLIICSVGIALAMVGNILLSVAFYTPEGMTAMVEGMDQLGWFVSHARAGEETWLKAAYIFLLVGYGTKMGLAPLHNWLPDAHSQAPSLVSALLSGALLNCALLGILRGHQIMLAAGLGGFSGGLLSFFGLISLVTAAIFIVGQGHYKRMLAYSSVEHMGILALGIGVGGLAVSGAMLHAVCHSLTKCMLFLLSGNILARYHTFSSYDVRGMRWTMPITGALWMAGFLAVAGSPPFGIFISEFIIFKGMLAADSPLLAAAYLLALAVIFVGLSVAVLRMVQGNRPTDMPQTLREPLLSVLPPLVLGLAVLTLGLWIPDWLWNFLRKGAALVGG; encoded by the coding sequence ATGCTGGAAGCCTTGCTTTTTCTTCCGCTTGGGGCGGGCTGCATCATCCTGCTCGGCACCAAGGCCATGTGCCGGGTTCTTCTGCCCCTGACCGCCCTCGGTCATACGGCTCTGGCCGCCTGGACGACGTATGCCGTCGGCACGGGAGCCGAACCCAGAGCCATGAACGGCCTGCTGGCCCCCGATCCGCTTGGAGCGCTTTTTCTCATGCTGGCCAGCCTGCTTTTTCTGGCGGCTTCCATATATGCGGTCTACTACCTGCGAGAGGAAGACCGGCTGGAAGTGCATGCGGACATCCACGGCGGCCCCGGCTTTACCAACGCGCCCCAGCGACGCCTTGCCGCCTGCCTGTGCTTTTTTCTTTCATCCATGACGCTTGTGACCACCACGCCCCATCTGGGCGCTTTGTGGGTGGGCATAGAAGGCACCACCCTTTCCAGTGCGCCGCTCATCTATTTTCACAGGCACCAGCGCTCACTTGAGGCCACGTGGAAGTACCTTATCATCTGCTCCGTGGGCATTGCCCTGGCCATGGTGGGCAACATTCTGCTTTCCGTGGCCTTCTACACGCCCGAAGGCATGACAGCCATGGTGGAAGGCATGGATCAGCTCGGCTGGTTTGTCAGCCACGCCCGTGCCGGTGAAGAAACCTGGCTCAAGGCGGCCTATATCTTTCTGCTGGTGGGCTATGGAACCAAGATGGGCCTGGCCCCCCTGCACAACTGGCTGCCCGACGCCCACAGTCAGGCTCCCTCACTGGTGTCTGCCCTGCTCTCCGGCGCACTGCTCAACTGCGCCCTGCTTGGCATTTTGCGCGGACACCAGATCATGCTGGCCGCCGGACTTGGCGGCTTCAGCGGCGGGCTGCTCAGCTTTTTCGGCCTGATCTCGCTTGTCACGGCAGCCATCTTCATTGTGGGGCAAGGGCACTACAAGCGCATGCTGGCCTACTCCAGCGTGGAACATATGGGCATTCTGGCCCTGGGCATAGGCGTGGGCGGCCTGGCCGTATCCGGAGCCATGCTGCACGCCGTCTGCCATTCGCTGACCAAGTGCATGCTCTTTCTGCTTTCCGGCAATATTCTGGCCCGCTACCACACCTTTTCCAGCTATGACGTCCGGGGCATGCGCTGGACCATGCCCATAACCGGAGCCTTATGGATGGCCGGTTTTCTGGCCGTGGCCGGTTCGCCGCCCTTCGGCATCTTCATCAGCGAATTCATCATCTTCAAGGGCATGCTGGCGGCGGACTCACCTCTGCTGGCCGCAGCCTATCTGCTGGCCCTTGCCGTGATTTTTGTCGGTCTTTCCGTGGCGGTTCTGCGCATGGTGCAGGGCAACCGCCCCACAGACATGCCCCAGACCCTGCGGGAACCGCTGCTGAGCGTGCTGCCGCCCCTGGTTCTGGGGCTGGCCGTGCTTACCCTTGGCTTGTGGATACCCGACTGGCTTTGGAATTTCTTGCGCAAGGGCGCTGCCCTCGTCGGCGGATAG
- a CDS encoding hydrogenase has product MSFDYREAVDLKSLARFSVTELRDHLRHAMAGGWRVLAFFGIPDEDATQAVSGQPASGQPASGQPVPVSLCCVLAHDGTRRLMARRTPPVTAFVSMTPDLPQLHYFEREIYEQWGVEPVGHPWLKSVRRTPDTFEAQTRNAAAAAGANVSGANASGTDVSGTDVSGADASGANTLGAESAVPHEAAPATAPKDTAIPTSPAQPYPFYRVEGVDVHEVAVGPVHAGIIEPGHFRFQCYGENVLHLEIALGYQHRGLENMLVHGPAARRLPLLECAAGDSTVAHATAHCVVLERMKGQQPDERSQLVRRIGLELERLANHTGDLGAIAGDTGFLPTASWNGRIRGDFLNMTASLCGNRFGRGLLRPGGVAHDLSPQECEDLLGRVRAAWQGARGSVDVMLDAVTVRNRLAETGSVEPAVARELGLVGVAARACGLDVDARFHMPLSDLSCENCAPRLEITGDVMARTCVRSRELDDSLRLLELDLTRLAALPCQPNQPSQKGETPTCAASAGHATPAHAAPARATPPQTTPATAGHESGGPATDFTALPPHTLAVAQVEGWRGEVCHVALTDSRGQILVYKVIDPSFHNWTGLAVALRGNQISDFPLCNKSFNLSYCGHDL; this is encoded by the coding sequence ATGTCGTTCGACTACCGCGAGGCGGTTGATCTGAAAAGCCTGGCGCGCTTCTCCGTGACTGAACTGCGTGACCACCTGCGTCACGCCATGGCAGGCGGCTGGCGCGTGCTGGCCTTTTTCGGCATTCCCGACGAAGACGCGACACAAGCCGTGTCCGGCCAGCCTGCATCCGGCCAGCCTGCATCCGGACAGCCCGTGCCCGTCAGCCTGTGCTGCGTGCTGGCCCATGACGGCACGCGCCGTCTCATGGCCCGACGTACGCCGCCGGTGACGGCCTTTGTGTCGATGACGCCCGATTTGCCCCAACTGCACTACTTCGAACGCGAAATTTACGAACAATGGGGCGTGGAGCCCGTGGGACACCCCTGGCTCAAAAGCGTGCGGCGCACTCCCGACACCTTCGAGGCCCAGACGCGCAACGCTGCGGCTGCGGCTGGCGCCAATGTTTCGGGCGCCAATGCTTCTGGCACAGACGTTTCTGGCACAGACGTTTCTGGAGCAGACGCTTCAGGCGCAAATACGTTAGGTGCGGAATCCGCCGTCCCGCACGAAGCCGCGCCAGCGACTGCCCCGAAGGATACTGCAATCCCGACGTCCCCTGCCCAGCCCTACCCCTTTTACCGGGTTGAGGGCGTGGACGTGCATGAGGTGGCCGTCGGCCCTGTTCATGCGGGCATCATCGAGCCGGGGCATTTCCGTTTTCAATGCTATGGCGAAAATGTGCTGCATCTTGAAATTGCCCTGGGTTACCAGCACCGGGGGCTGGAGAACATGCTTGTTCACGGCCCTGCCGCCCGCCGCCTTCCCCTGCTGGAATGCGCAGCCGGAGATTCCACGGTGGCCCACGCCACAGCGCACTGCGTCGTGCTTGAGCGCATGAAAGGGCAGCAGCCTGACGAGCGCTCCCAGCTTGTGCGCCGTATCGGCCTTGAGCTGGAGCGTCTGGCCAACCATACGGGCGACCTTGGAGCCATTGCCGGGGACACGGGCTTTTTGCCCACAGCCTCCTGGAACGGCCGCATTCGCGGAGATTTTCTGAACATGACCGCCAGCCTGTGCGGCAACCGCTTCGGACGCGGCCTGCTGCGGCCCGGCGGCGTGGCCCATGACCTCAGCCCGCAGGAATGCGAGGATCTGCTCGGCCGCGTGCGGGCGGCCTGGCAGGGCGCGCGCGGCTCTGTGGACGTCATGCTGGATGCCGTGACCGTGCGCAACCGTCTTGCAGAAACCGGCTCGGTGGAGCCCGCCGTGGCCCGCGAACTGGGACTGGTGGGTGTAGCTGCCCGCGCCTGCGGTCTGGACGTGGACGCGCGCTTTCACATGCCCCTCAGCGACCTTTCCTGCGAGAATTGCGCCCCACGGCTGGAGATCACGGGGGACGTCATGGCGCGCACCTGCGTGCGCAGCCGCGAACTGGACGACAGCCTGAGGCTGCTTGAGCTTGACCTCACCCGTCTGGCGGCCCTGCCCTGTCAGCCCAATCAGCCCAGTCAAAAAGGCGAAACGCCCACCTGCGCCGCGTCCGCAGGCCATGCCACCCCGGCCCATGCGGCACCCGCACGAGCGACCCCGCCCCAAACGACCCCGGCGACGGCCGGGCACGAGTCCGGCGGCCCGGCCACCGACTTTACGGCCCTGCCGCCGCACACCCTCGCCGTGGCCCAGGTGGAAGGCTGGCGCGGCGAAGTCTGCCATGTGGCGCTTACCGATTCGCGGGGCCAGATACTTGTGTACAAGGTGATAGACCCCTCCTTCCACAACTGGACCGGGCTGGCCGTGGCCCTGCGCGGCAACCAGATTTCAGACTTTCCTCTCTGCAACAAGAGCTTCAACCTCTCTTATTGCGGGCACGACCTGTAA
- a CDS encoding 4Fe-4S dicluster domain-containing protein, translating into MLHIIKERIRQKYRTLDYPRQQPVLSPRFMGRPSLTPVNCGGCTACYAACPTGALLPTEGAPDSTPTLDMGRCTFCGACRQVCPQQAIAFTGEHRMAVFRREDLLVVPGQPAPQAATPSTPGKFSLFRRSLKLRQVSAAGCNACEADCNVLGTLVFDLPRFGIDFVASPRHADGILVTGPVSENMRLAVMDTYDAIPEPRLVAAVGACAISGGLFRNGPQCNNGITDMLPVDLFVPGCPPNPWTILDGLLALRR; encoded by the coding sequence ATGCTGCACATAATCAAGGAACGCATCCGCCAGAAATACCGCACGCTGGACTACCCCCGCCAGCAGCCCGTACTTTCGCCCAGATTTATGGGCAGGCCCAGCCTCACGCCCGTGAACTGCGGCGGCTGCACGGCCTGTTACGCGGCCTGCCCCACAGGAGCCCTGCTGCCCACCGAGGGCGCGCCCGACAGCACGCCCACCCTGGATATGGGGCGCTGCACCTTCTGCGGCGCGTGCCGCCAGGTTTGCCCCCAACAGGCCATAGCCTTTACCGGCGAGCACCGCATGGCGGTTTTCAGGCGTGAAGACCTGCTGGTGGTTCCCGGCCAGCCGGCCCCGCAGGCGGCCACACCTTCCACCCCCGGCAAATTCTCCCTCTTCCGGCGTTCGCTCAAGCTGCGCCAGGTCAGCGCCGCAGGCTGCAATGCCTGCGAGGCGGACTGCAATGTGCTTGGCACCCTGGTCTTCGACCTGCCGCGCTTTGGTATTGATTTTGTGGCCTCGCCACGCCACGCCGACGGCATTCTGGTAACAGGGCCTGTTTCTGAAAACATGCGCCTGGCTGTCATGGACACCTACGACGCCATACCCGAACCGCGCCTTGTGGCGGCGGTGGGGGCCTGCGCCATATCGGGCGGGCTTTTCCGCAACGGGCCGCAGTGCAACAACGGCATTACCGACATGCTGCCAGTGGACCTTTTTGTGCCCGGCTGCCCGCCCAACCCCTGGACCATCCTGGACGGCCTGCTGGCGCTGCGCAGGTAA
- a CDS encoding sigma-54 dependent transcriptional regulator, protein MSATSAVRLMVVDDDRNHREMLRALLEEWGYDPVTVDNGEEAVAMCQENPFDLILMDVRMGGMNGIEATRAIKSYNPAIPVLIMTAYSDVANAVEALKAGAYDYLTKPLAFDALKLALERALDHANLRDEVRALRHELAANVDSRNVIGQSPAMRQVLGLVSAIAASEATVLITGESGTGKEVIAKLIHANSNRAKGPYVAVNCAALTETLLESELFGHEKGAFTGAEKRREGRFLAANKGTIFLDEIGEIPLSMQVKLLRVIQERELQRVGGDQTIKVDVRILAATNKDLALEVEEGRFRQDLYYRLNVVSLQLPPLRDRHEDIPLLAMHFMKIFADRNGKMVKGFTPAAMDRLVKHTWPGNVRELENAVERAVVLLVGEYISERELPPTIADAEEESPRSSRLDFANMTLEEIERLAVQDTLEQVGGNKSEAARRLGINRKTLLSKLGDGK, encoded by the coding sequence ATGAGTGCGACTTCAGCTGTCAGACTGATGGTGGTGGACGACGACCGCAACCACCGCGAAATGCTCCGGGCCCTGCTGGAAGAGTGGGGCTATGACCCCGTTACAGTGGACAATGGGGAAGAGGCCGTGGCCATGTGCCAGGAAAACCCCTTTGACCTCATCCTCATGGACGTGAGGATGGGGGGCATGAACGGCATTGAGGCCACCCGCGCCATCAAGAGCTACAATCCCGCCATCCCCGTGCTGATCATGACGGCGTACTCCGATGTGGCCAACGCGGTGGAAGCCCTCAAGGCCGGAGCCTACGACTACCTCACCAAGCCTCTGGCCTTTGACGCCCTCAAGCTGGCGCTGGAGCGCGCGCTGGATCACGCCAATCTGCGCGACGAGGTGCGCGCCCTGCGTCACGAACTGGCCGCCAACGTGGATTCCCGCAACGTCATTGGCCAGAGTCCTGCCATGCGCCAGGTGCTGGGCCTGGTTTCAGCCATTGCGGCCTCGGAGGCCACGGTGCTCATCACCGGTGAATCCGGCACGGGCAAGGAGGTCATCGCCAAGCTGATCCACGCCAACAGCAACAGGGCCAAGGGGCCGTATGTGGCCGTCAACTGCGCGGCCCTGACGGAAACCCTGCTGGAATCCGAACTGTTCGGCCATGAAAAAGGGGCCTTTACCGGAGCGGAAAAACGCCGTGAGGGGCGCTTTCTGGCAGCCAACAAGGGCACCATCTTTCTGGATGAAATTGGCGAGATTCCCTTGTCCATGCAGGTCAAGCTGTTGCGCGTCATTCAGGAGCGCGAACTGCAACGTGTGGGCGGCGATCAGACCATCAAGGTGGATGTGCGCATCCTGGCCGCCACCAACAAGGATCTGGCCCTTGAGGTGGAGGAGGGGCGCTTCCGGCAGGATCTTTACTACAGGCTCAACGTGGTTTCCCTGCAATTGCCGCCCCTGCGTGACCGGCATGAGGACATCCCCCTGCTGGCCATGCACTTCATGAAGATTTTTGCCGACCGCAACGGCAAGATGGTCAAGGGCTTCACCCCTGCGGCCATGGACAGGCTGGTCAAGCACACCTGGCCCGGCAACGTGCGCGAACTGGAAAACGCCGTGGAGCGCGCCGTTGTGCTGCTGGTGGGGGAATACATCAGCGAGCGCGAACTGCCGCCCACCATTGCCGATGCCGAAGAGGAAAGCCCGCGTTCGTCCAGGCTGGACTTTGCCAACATGACGCTGGAAGAAATCGAGCGCCTGGCCGTGCAGGATACCCTTGAGCAGGTCGGCGGCAACAAGAGCGAAGCCGCGCGGCGTCTGGGCATCAACCGCAAGACGCTGCTCTCCAAACTGGGCGACGGCAAGTAG
- a CDS encoding ATP-binding protein encodes MKSRFSRIFSVRGVRALHLGLSPWMIMGMAIILGLTISALAVRSNQRGKTYMIQNLLDRAEALIWALEAGARTGLCTPLGNSDGLQSLLAETAKQPGIVFMAVANNAGEMLAYSVPVRTRHKSRGNDEISSSGPGAGGDGRAAAQAQQGEKSLAIIMPTAVQVTEKPAWRLRQWGDRKVFEVYRAFVPLEDDRPMPLPTRGHGQHNMGRSRGMMGVDMPHGPMSPRRMEPQFQPEPQAAGPGMPGVAGGLQPGLRPPPPHAGMWGDGNPWPSALLHPGQPRQPQGVVVVGLDLKPFEAALAADLRYNAMSAALVAALGLAGFVSLFWAQNYRHSRKMLRDSRAMASEVVANLPLGLLTSDPSGRVAMVNDTALRMFDLVRDTAVYAPLTGLPGLDWKALVAELAGGRKVLERECVLTTGRAGAVISLSAASMRNQDGVFLGNVFILRDITEVKRLQADAQRNDRLSALGHLAAGVAHEVRNPLSTIKGVALYIAKRMLPGGREEEAAQRMIDEVDRLDRVVSELLEFARPGAINTTDADLAEIINRALRLTEADVRARNIQVTLDVAPDLPPVRVNVERLTQALLNLFLNAVQAMGEGGQLHVGARLSPDGQSFSLSVRDNGPGIPRDIQAAIFTPYFTTKPSGTGLGLAIVYQIVEGHGGSVSVNSDPGHGTEFILVLPVRGRDAAFSA; translated from the coding sequence ATGAAGAGCAGATTTTCAAGAATATTTTCCGTCAGAGGGGTGCGCGCCCTGCATCTGGGGCTTTCGCCCTGGATGATTATGGGCATGGCCATCATTCTCGGTCTGACCATTTCAGCCCTTGCCGTGCGCAGCAACCAGCGCGGCAAGACATATATGATACAGAATCTTCTGGACCGGGCCGAGGCCCTCATATGGGCTCTGGAGGCGGGCGCGCGCACGGGTTTGTGCACTCCCCTGGGCAATTCGGACGGCCTGCAGTCCCTGCTGGCGGAAACAGCCAAGCAGCCCGGCATTGTTTTTATGGCTGTGGCCAACAATGCGGGCGAAATGCTGGCCTACAGCGTGCCGGTGCGCACCCGCCACAAAAGCCGGGGCAATGACGAGATTTCTTCATCCGGGCCGGGAGCAGGCGGCGATGGCAGGGCTGCCGCGCAGGCGCAGCAGGGCGAAAAGTCTTTGGCCATCATCATGCCCACGGCGGTGCAGGTGACGGAAAAGCCCGCATGGCGTCTGCGCCAGTGGGGCGACAGAAAGGTTTTTGAGGTATACCGGGCCTTTGTGCCGCTGGAAGATGATCGCCCCATGCCATTGCCCACGCGCGGGCACGGGCAGCACAACATGGGCCGCAGCAGGGGCATGATGGGCGTGGATATGCCCCATGGCCCCATGTCGCCCAGAAGGATGGAGCCACAGTTCCAGCCAGAGCCTCAGGCCGCAGGGCCAGGCATGCCGGGCGTTGCGGGCGGCCTGCAGCCGGGCTTGAGGCCACCGCCGCCCCATGCCGGAATGTGGGGCGACGGCAACCCCTGGCCATCTGCCCTACTGCATCCGGGCCAGCCACGGCAACCACAGGGCGTGGTCGTGGTAGGACTTGATCTCAAACCTTTTGAGGCGGCCCTGGCGGCGGATCTGCGCTACAACGCCATGTCGGCGGCTCTGGTGGCGGCTTTGGGTCTTGCGGGCTTTGTCTCCCTGTTCTGGGCGCAGAATTACCGCCATTCACGCAAGATGCTGCGCGATTCGCGGGCCATGGCTTCAGAAGTGGTGGCCAATCTGCCTCTGGGCCTTCTGACCAGCGATCCTTCGGGCAGGGTGGCCATGGTCAACGACACTGCCCTGCGCATGTTCGACCTTGTCCGGGATACGGCCGTGTACGCGCCTCTGACCGGGTTGCCGGGTCTGGACTGGAAGGCGCTGGTGGCGGAACTGGCCGGAGGCCGCAAGGTGCTTGAGCGCGAATGCGTCCTCACCACAGGACGCGCGGGCGCGGTCATCAGCCTCAGTGCCGCCAGCATGCGCAATCAGGACGGCGTTTTTCTGGGCAATGTGTTTATTCTGCGCGACATTACCGAGGTCAAACGCCTGCAGGCAGACGCGCAGCGCAACGACCGCCTGTCGGCTCTGGGCCATCTGGCCGCCGGTGTGGCGCACGAGGTGCGCAATCCTTTGAGCACCATCAAGGGCGTGGCCCTCTACATAGCCAAGCGCATGCTGCCCGGCGGCCGTGAAGAGGAAGCCGCCCAGCGCATGATTGATGAAGTGGACAGGCTGGACAGGGTCGTCTCCGAACTGCTGGAATTCGCCCGGCCCGGAGCCATCAACACCACGGACGCCGATCTGGCCGAAATCATCAACCGGGCACTGCGTCTGACCGAAGCCGATGTGCGCGCCAGAAACATACAGGTCACCCTTGACGTGGCCCCTGATCTGCCTCCGGTACGGGTCAATGTTGAACGCCTCACCCAGGCTTTGCTCAACCTCTTTCTCAATGCCGTGCAGGCCATGGGCGAGGGGGGGCAACTGCACGTGGGCGCGCGTCTGTCGCCTGACGGGCAAAGCTTCAGCCTTTCTGTCCGCGACAATGGCCCCGGTATTCCCAGGGACATTCAGGCGGCCATCTTTACGCCCTATTTTACCACAAAGCCTTCGGGCACGGGCCTTGGGCTGGCCATTGTCTACCAGATTGTCGAAGGGCACGGCGGCAGCGTGAGCGTCAATTCCGATCCGGGGCACGGCACGGAGTTCATCCTTGTGCTGCCTGTTCGCGGCAGGGATGCAGCCTTTTCGGCGTGA
- a CDS encoding SHOCT domain-containing protein: MHACNYLNFFGFGWGGGWIGMLLAITVLVLAIYFIFRIVGRKPCNFDRRDTLNILKRRLASGEISQEEYEKLKNVI; encoded by the coding sequence ATGCATGCTTGTAATTATCTGAATTTTTTCGGCTTCGGCTGGGGCGGCGGCTGGATAGGAATGCTTCTTGCGATTACGGTACTGGTTCTGGCGATATACTTTATCTTTCGCATCGTAGGACGCAAACCTTGCAACTTTGACCGCCGCGATACACTGAACATTTTGAAACGACGCCTCGCTTCCGGTGAAATATCGCAGGAAGAATACGAAAAGCTCAAAAACGTGATCTGA
- a CDS encoding universal stress protein gives MKEIKKILCAVDLSEHSKDVAEYAVLLAKGLNASVVVVYTAPSLSQYVGFHVPPNTIENFVGEIVSGAEKSMESFVAENFAGVTATGKVLIGYAAEEILAHAKEEEVDIIVMGTHGRKGIDRILFGSVAEKVVKNADMPVLTVRPS, from the coding sequence ATGAAGGAAATCAAGAAGATTCTTTGCGCGGTAGACCTCTCCGAACACAGCAAGGATGTGGCTGAATACGCCGTTCTGCTTGCAAAGGGATTGAACGCAAGCGTTGTGGTTGTATACACCGCTCCCTCGCTGAGCCAGTATGTGGGCTTTCACGTGCCCCCCAACACCATAGAAAACTTTGTGGGCGAAATCGTCTCCGGTGCTGAAAAGTCCATGGAATCTTTTGTCGCTGAAAACTTTGCTGGCGTAACAGCCACGGGCAAGGTACTCATCGGCTACGCCGCCGAAGAAATCCTGGCCCACGCCAAGGAAGAAGAGGTGGACATCATTGTCATGGGCACCCACGGCCGCAAGGGCATTGACAGAATCCTCTTTGGCTCCGTTGCCGAAAAGGTGGTCAAGAACGCCGACATGCCCGTGCTGACCGTACGCCCCAGCTAG